The Argentina anserina chromosome 3, drPotAnse1.1, whole genome shotgun sequence genome includes a region encoding these proteins:
- the LOC126788238 gene encoding transcription factor bHLH106-like, with the protein MQPENRELYRFLAQNGLINSQPYGLFPGGVANCEFSSSAVPMQQSFCGSSSYYSNNNALNNSLEVSGVLSITSTDTTTTPNDRALAALNNHKEAEKRRRERINSHLDKLRSLLPCNSKTDKASLLAKVVERVKELKQQMSEITELETFPSETDEITVLCSSEDDYSSNGRIIFKASLSCEDRPELLPDLIEILKSLHLKTLRAEMATLGGRIRTVLIVAADKDHTIESVPFLQNAFKSLLERSNSSETSKRRRRVLDPSLLV; encoded by the exons ATGCAGCCAGAGAACCGAGAACTCTACCGCTTTCTTGCCCAGAATGGCTTAATCAACAGTCAGCCTTATGGATTATTTCCCGGCGGAGTAGCTAATTGTGAGTTTTCATCTTCTGCTGTTCCTATGCAGCAGAGCTTTTGCGGCTCCTCCTCTTATTACAGCAATAACAACGCCTTGAATAATAGTCTGGAGGTTTCTGGGGTTCTCAGTATTACTAGTACTGATACCACTACTACACCTAACGATAGAGCCCTAGCTGCTCTCAACAATCACAAGGAGGCTGAgaagagaaggagagagagaattaACTCCCACCTCGATAAGCTTCGATCACTTCTTCCTTGTAATTCCAAG ACAGACAAAGCCTCCCTGTTAGCAAAGGTTGTTGAACGAGTGAAGGAGCTCAAACAACAAATGTCAGAAATCACAGAACTGGAAACCTTCCCTTCTGAAACTGATGAAATCACTGTACTTTGCTCCAGTGAGGATGATTATTCGAGCAACGGACGAATTATCTTCAAAGCGTCATTGTCCTGCGAGGATCGACCAGAACTCCTACCCGATCTAATTGAAATACTAAAATCCCTCCATTTGAAGACACTTAGAGCTGAAATGGCGACTCTTGGAGGAAGAATTCGCACTGTGCTTATTGTTGCGGCGGATAAAGATCACACAATTGAATCAGTTCCTTTCTTGCAGAATGCATTCAAGTCTTTATTAGAACGATCAAATTCTAGTGAGACATCTAAGAGGCGTCGCCGTGTATTAGATCCATCGTTACTCGTCTAG
- the LOC126785697 gene encoding zinc finger CCCH domain-containing protein 55-like isoform X1, with protein sequence MGSLQYEVTNLLFGKIKALEPENAIKIMGFLLIQDLGENDLMRLAYGPDTLLHSLIVRAKIQLGLCSSSTSSSTPSSPSPLNPIARPSSNPFSQSSPRIPNGAFDFGKNPSSPSSNSWPLPAFSNNSISPKSSPLLSYDNIRAGAGPGSVSLPLHSKHSAKDGDVWSGTTDLIDEHQLNDYLSFLNESSSSSRPDDFIDPRLELGHGVPEWAHSLNNGDSPLHRRSFSASDACFGTEDAALGGGFKPCLYFARGFCKNGSNCKFVHGGFGEAVDVGSGGIVGSPSKFDGFEQLQHEEMLRLKAASQQQRLAAAASQFMAGGPSSPYSKYMNFLLQQQNDPQRAAAIMMGEDFYKYGRCRAERNDLLAMASVEKATSASRQIYLTFPAESTFRDEDVSEYFSKYGPVQDVRIPYQQKRMFGFVTFVYPETVRLILSKGNPHFICESRVLVKPYKEKGKVLDKRQQQYQERGDFSPCLSPAGLDSRDPYELQLGGRMMYDTQEMLLRRKLEEQAELQQAIELQGRRLMNLQLPDFKNNRLPQQYVPHHFRSLSMGASVPLSPQSHAQVNQNVIPFDGIKQEVAEGLGDMPTAAFSMSTVISEQQLQKEVNNANDEAKEQGADVEAHDLHECSVEQVLPDSLFASPKNSGGDHTAAEDPNETIIVSENNSSTSVNSATCAASQ encoded by the exons ATGGGTTCTTTACAGTATGAAGTGACCAACCTACTGTTCGGTAAGATCAAGGCTTTGGAGCCTGAAAATGCCATTAAAATCATGGGTTTTCTTCTTATACAAGATCTCGGGGAGAACGATTTGATGCGCTTGGCTTATGGCCCTGATACCCTCTTGCACTCTTTGATTGTCAGGGCTAAAATCCAGTTGGGactttgttcttcttcaacttcatcttctactccctcttctccttctcctctgaACCCAATAGCCAGACCTAGCAGCAACCCATTCTCTCAGTCCTCTCCTAGAATCCCAAACGGTGCTTTTGACTTTGGGAAAAACCcatcttctccttcctccaaTTCTTGGCCTCTTCCTGCTTTTTCCAACAACTCTATCAGCCCCAAGTCCAGTCCTCTTCTGTCTTATGACAACATCCGCGCCGGCGCCGGACCCGGGTCGGTTTCACTTCCCTTGCATTCCAAACACTCCGCCAAGGACGGTGATGTTTGGTCTGGGACTACAGACCTCATTGACGAGCACCAACTCAATGACTACTTGTCTTTCCTCAATGAGTCCTCCTCGTCTTCCAGGCCGGATGATTTCATTGATCCCCGGCTTGAATTGGGTCATGGGGTCCCTGAATGGGCTCATTCTCTCAACAATGGGGACTCCCCTCTTCACAGGAGGAGCTTTTCGGCCAGTGACGCCTGTTTCGGGACTGAGGATGCCGCATTGGGAGGTGGGTTCAAGCCCTGCCTTTACTTTGCTAGAGGGTTTTGCAAGAATGGGAGCAATTGCAAGTTTGTGCATGGCGGTTTCGGTGAGGCGGTTGATGTTGGTAGTGGTGGCATTGTGGGTTCCCCGAGTAAGTTTGATGGGTTCGAGCAGCTACAGCATGAGGAGATGCTGAGGTTGAAGGCTGCTTCCCAGCAGCAGAGATTGGCTGCTGCTGCTTCTCAGTTTATGGCTGGAGGGCCGTCGTCTCCTTACAGCAAGTATATGAATTTCCTCTTGCAACAGCAGAACGATCCCCAAAG AGCTGCGGCAATCATGATGGGGGAAGACTTTTACAAGTATGGGCGGTGCCGAGCTGAGAGGAATGACCTTTTGGCAATGGCTTCTGTTGAGAAGGCCACTTCTGCATCCAGGCAGATCTACTTGACATTTCCAGCTGAGAGCACGTTTAGAGATGAAGATGTTTCAGAATACTTCAG CAAGTATGGTCCAGTTCAAGATGTACGAATTCCATACCAGCAAAAAAGAATGTTTGGGTTTGTTACATTTGTTTACCCAGAAACTGTCAGGCTCATATTGTCCAAAGGGAATCCACATTTTATATGCGAGTCACGTGTTCTTGTCAAGCCTTATAAGGAGAAGGGAAAAGTCCTGGATAA GAGGCAACAACAGTATCAAGAGAGGGGAGACTTTTCACCATGTTTGAGCCCTGCTGGTCTTGATTCTAGAGATCCATATGAGCTTCAACTTG GAGGAAGAATGATGTATGATACACAGGAGATGTTACTGAGGAGAAAATTGGAGGAGCAAGCTGAATTGCAGCAAGCCATTGAACTCCAAGGGAGAAGACTAATGAATCTGCAGCTGCCTGATTTCAAGAATAACCGCTTACCCCAGCAATATGTACCCCATCACTTCCGCAGTCTATCTATGGGTGCATCTGTTCCCTTGAGCCCTCAGTCTCATGCCCAGGTCAATCAGAACGTCATTCCATTTGATGGCATCAAACAGGAAGTTGCAGAAG GGCTTGGTGATATGCCGACTGCCGCATTTTCTATGTCTACCGTTATTTCTGAGCAGCAACTCCAGAAGGAAGTTAACAATGCCAACGATGAAGCCAAGGAGCAAGGTGCAGATGTTGAAGCTCATGATCTTCACGAATG CAGTGTGGAGCAGGTCCTTCCCGATAGCCTTTTTGCTTCTCCTAAGAATTCAGGTGGAGATCATACTGCAGCTGAAGATCCGAATGAGACTATCATAGTTTCTGAAAACAACTCATCAACATCTGTCAATTCTGCTACTTGCGCAGCTTCTCAGTAG
- the LOC126785697 gene encoding zinc finger CCCH domain-containing protein 55-like isoform X2, with amino-acid sequence MGSLQYEVTNLLFGKIKALEPENAIKIMGFLLIQDLGENDLMRLAYGPDTLLHSLIVRAKIQLGLCSSSTSSSTPSSPSPLNPIARPSSNPFSQSSPRIPNGAFDFGKNPSSPSSNSWPLPAFSNNSISPKSSPLLSYDNIRAGAGPGSVSLPLHSKHSAKDGDVWSGTTDLIDEHQLNDYLSFLNESSSSSRPDDFIDPRLELGHGVPEWAHSLNNGDSPLHRRSFSASDACFGTEDAALGGGFKPCLYFARGFCKNGSNCKFVHGGFGEAVDVGSGGIVGSPSKFDGFEQLQHEEMLRLKAASQQQRLAAAASQFMAGGPSSPYSKYMNFLLQQQNDPQRAAAIMMGEDFYKYGRCRAERNDLLAMASVEKATSASRQIYLTFPAESTFRDEDVSEYFSKYGPVQDVRIPYQQKRMFGFVTFVYPETVRLILSKGNPHFICESRVLVKPYKEKGKVLDKRQQQYQERGDFSPCLSPAGLDSRDPYELQLGGRMMYDTQEMLLRRKLEEQAELQQAIELQGRRLMNLQLPDFKNNRLPQQYVPHHFRSLSMGASVPLSPQSHAQVNQNVIPFDGIKQEVAEGLGDMPTAAFSMSTVISEQQLQKEVNNANDEAKEQGADVEAHDLHECVEQVLPDSLFASPKNSGGDHTAAEDPNETIIVSENNSSTSVNSATCAASQ; translated from the exons ATGGGTTCTTTACAGTATGAAGTGACCAACCTACTGTTCGGTAAGATCAAGGCTTTGGAGCCTGAAAATGCCATTAAAATCATGGGTTTTCTTCTTATACAAGATCTCGGGGAGAACGATTTGATGCGCTTGGCTTATGGCCCTGATACCCTCTTGCACTCTTTGATTGTCAGGGCTAAAATCCAGTTGGGactttgttcttcttcaacttcatcttctactccctcttctccttctcctctgaACCCAATAGCCAGACCTAGCAGCAACCCATTCTCTCAGTCCTCTCCTAGAATCCCAAACGGTGCTTTTGACTTTGGGAAAAACCcatcttctccttcctccaaTTCTTGGCCTCTTCCTGCTTTTTCCAACAACTCTATCAGCCCCAAGTCCAGTCCTCTTCTGTCTTATGACAACATCCGCGCCGGCGCCGGACCCGGGTCGGTTTCACTTCCCTTGCATTCCAAACACTCCGCCAAGGACGGTGATGTTTGGTCTGGGACTACAGACCTCATTGACGAGCACCAACTCAATGACTACTTGTCTTTCCTCAATGAGTCCTCCTCGTCTTCCAGGCCGGATGATTTCATTGATCCCCGGCTTGAATTGGGTCATGGGGTCCCTGAATGGGCTCATTCTCTCAACAATGGGGACTCCCCTCTTCACAGGAGGAGCTTTTCGGCCAGTGACGCCTGTTTCGGGACTGAGGATGCCGCATTGGGAGGTGGGTTCAAGCCCTGCCTTTACTTTGCTAGAGGGTTTTGCAAGAATGGGAGCAATTGCAAGTTTGTGCATGGCGGTTTCGGTGAGGCGGTTGATGTTGGTAGTGGTGGCATTGTGGGTTCCCCGAGTAAGTTTGATGGGTTCGAGCAGCTACAGCATGAGGAGATGCTGAGGTTGAAGGCTGCTTCCCAGCAGCAGAGATTGGCTGCTGCTGCTTCTCAGTTTATGGCTGGAGGGCCGTCGTCTCCTTACAGCAAGTATATGAATTTCCTCTTGCAACAGCAGAACGATCCCCAAAG AGCTGCGGCAATCATGATGGGGGAAGACTTTTACAAGTATGGGCGGTGCCGAGCTGAGAGGAATGACCTTTTGGCAATGGCTTCTGTTGAGAAGGCCACTTCTGCATCCAGGCAGATCTACTTGACATTTCCAGCTGAGAGCACGTTTAGAGATGAAGATGTTTCAGAATACTTCAG CAAGTATGGTCCAGTTCAAGATGTACGAATTCCATACCAGCAAAAAAGAATGTTTGGGTTTGTTACATTTGTTTACCCAGAAACTGTCAGGCTCATATTGTCCAAAGGGAATCCACATTTTATATGCGAGTCACGTGTTCTTGTCAAGCCTTATAAGGAGAAGGGAAAAGTCCTGGATAA GAGGCAACAACAGTATCAAGAGAGGGGAGACTTTTCACCATGTTTGAGCCCTGCTGGTCTTGATTCTAGAGATCCATATGAGCTTCAACTTG GAGGAAGAATGATGTATGATACACAGGAGATGTTACTGAGGAGAAAATTGGAGGAGCAAGCTGAATTGCAGCAAGCCATTGAACTCCAAGGGAGAAGACTAATGAATCTGCAGCTGCCTGATTTCAAGAATAACCGCTTACCCCAGCAATATGTACCCCATCACTTCCGCAGTCTATCTATGGGTGCATCTGTTCCCTTGAGCCCTCAGTCTCATGCCCAGGTCAATCAGAACGTCATTCCATTTGATGGCATCAAACAGGAAGTTGCAGAAG GGCTTGGTGATATGCCGACTGCCGCATTTTCTATGTCTACCGTTATTTCTGAGCAGCAACTCCAGAAGGAAGTTAACAATGCCAACGATGAAGCCAAGGAGCAAGGTGCAGATGTTGAAGCTCATGATCTTCACGAATG TGTGGAGCAGGTCCTTCCCGATAGCCTTTTTGCTTCTCCTAAGAATTCAGGTGGAGATCATACTGCAGCTGAAGATCCGAATGAGACTATCATAGTTTCTGAAAACAACTCATCAACATCTGTCAATTCTGCTACTTGCGCAGCTTCTCAGTAG